One stretch of Centroberyx gerrardi isolate f3 chromosome 13, fCenGer3.hap1.cur.20231027, whole genome shotgun sequence DNA includes these proteins:
- the tpm4b gene encoding tropomyosin 4b isoform X4, producing the protein MDAVKKKIQALQQQADEAEDRTLEIQRELDSERELREKAEGDVASLNRRIQLVEEELDRAQERLATALQKLEEAEKAADESERGMKVIENRAMKDEEKMEIQEMQLKEAKHIAEEADRKYEEVARKLVILEGELERAEERAEISELKCGDLEEELKNVTNNLKSLEAQSDKYSEKEDKYEEEIKVLNDKLKEAETRAEFAERTVAKLEKTIDDLEDELYTQKLKYKAISEELDHALNDMNTL; encoded by the exons ATGGATGCGGTGAAGAAGAAAATCCAGGCCCTTCAGCAACAAGCGGATGAAGCAGAGGATCGCACATTGGAAATACAAAGGGAGTTGGACAGTGAACGGGAACTGCGCGAAAAA GCCGAGGGCGATGTGGCATCTTTGAACCGCAGGATccagctggtggaggaggagctggaccgGGCCCAGGAGCGACTGGCCACAGCCCTGCAGAAACTGGAGGAGGCTGAGAAGGCTGCAGATGAGAGTGAAAG AGGCATGAAGGTGATCGAGAACAGAGCGATGAAAGacgaggagaagatggagattCAGGAGATGCAACTCAAAGAGGCCAAACACATTGCTGAGGAGGCTGACCGCAAATATGAAGAG GTTGCCCGTAAACTGGTGATCCTGGAGGGTGAGCtggagagagcggaggagagggcGGAAATTTCAGAACT TAAGTGTGGTGACCTcgaggaggagctgaagaatGTCACCAACAACCTGAAGTCTCTAGAGGCTCAGTCTGATAAg tacTCTGAAAAAGAAGACAAATACGAGGAGGAGATCAAAGTGCTGAATGACAAGCTTAAAGAG GCGGAGACCCGCGCTGAATTCGCAGAAAGGACAGTGGCCAAGCTGGAAAAGACCATAGATGACTTAGAAG aTGAACTGTACACTCAGAAGCTGAAATACAAGGCAATCAGCGAGGAGCTGGATCATGCCCTCAATGATATGAACACCTTGTAA
- the tpm4b gene encoding tropomyosin 4b isoform X3 gives MDAVKKKIQALQQQADEAEDRTLEIQRELDSERELREKAEGDVASLNRRIQLVEEELDRAQERLATALQKLEEAEKAADESERGMKVIENRAMKDEEKMEIQEMQLKEAKHIAEEADRKYEEVARKLVILEGELERAEERAEISELKCGDLEEELKNVTNNLKSLEAQSDKYSEKEDKYEEEIKVLNDKLKEAETRAEFAERTVAKLEKTIDDLEENLSTAKEENLGMHQVLDQTLQELNSL, from the exons ATGGATGCGGTGAAGAAGAAAATCCAGGCCCTTCAGCAACAAGCGGATGAAGCAGAGGATCGCACATTGGAAATACAAAGGGAGTTGGACAGTGAACGGGAACTGCGCGAAAAA GCCGAGGGCGATGTGGCATCTTTGAACCGCAGGATccagctggtggaggaggagctggaccgGGCCCAGGAGCGACTGGCCACAGCCCTGCAGAAACTGGAGGAGGCTGAGAAGGCTGCAGATGAGAGTGAAAG AGGCATGAAGGTGATCGAGAACAGAGCGATGAAAGacgaggagaagatggagattCAGGAGATGCAACTCAAAGAGGCCAAACACATTGCTGAGGAGGCTGACCGCAAATATGAAGAG GTTGCCCGTAAACTGGTGATCCTGGAGGGTGAGCtggagagagcggaggagagggcGGAAATTTCAGAACT TAAGTGTGGTGACCTcgaggaggagctgaagaatGTCACCAACAACCTGAAGTCTCTAGAGGCTCAGTCTGATAAg tacTCTGAAAAAGAAGACAAATACGAGGAGGAGATCAAAGTGCTGAATGACAAGCTTAAAGAG GCGGAGACCCGCGCTGAATTCGCAGAAAGGACAGTGGCCAAGCTGGAAAAGACCATAGATGACTTAGAAG aaaacctATCAACTGCAAAAGAGGAAAACCTGGGAATGCACCAAGTCCTGGACCAAACACTGCAAGAGCTGAATAGCTTGTAA
- the LOC139920662 gene encoding ras-related protein Rab-8A, which yields MAKTYDYLFKLLLIGDSGVGKTCVLFRFSEDAFNSTFISTIGIDFKIRTIELDGKKIKLQIWDTAGQERFRTITTAYYRGAMGIMLVYDITNEKSFENIKNWIRNIEEHASADVEKMVLGNKCDINDKRQVSKDRGEKLALEYGIKFMETSAKANINVENAFLTLARDIKSKMDTKLEGNTPQGSSHGVKISEPQKKSSFFRCSLL from the exons ATGGCGAAGACATACGACTATTTGTTTAAATTACTGCTAATCGGGGACTCCGGTGTCGGGAAGACCTGTGTTCTGTTCAGGTTTTCAGAAGATGCCTTTAACTCGACGTTCATTTCAACCATAG GCATTGATTTCAAGATTAGGACAATAGAGCTAGATGGCAAGAAAATAAAGTTGCAAATATG GGACACTGCTGGCCAGGAGCGTTTCCGAACAATCACAACAGCCTACTACAGAGGAGCAATG GGCATCATGCTTGTCTACGACATCACCAATGAGAAGTCTTTTGAGAATATCAAGAACTGGATAAGGAATATAGAGGAG CATGCATCAGCTGATGTGGAGAAGATGGTCCTCGGCAACAAGTGCGACATCAACGACAAGCGGCAGGTGTCCAAAGACAGGGGAGAGAAG CTTGCATTAGAGTATGGAATCAAGTTCATGGAGACCAGTGCAAAGGCCAACATCAATGTGGAAAAT gCGTTTTTGACACTTGCTAGAGACATCAAATCAAAAATGGACACAAAATTG GAGGGCAACACGCCGCAGGGGAGCAGTCATGGGGTCAAGATCTCTGAGCCTCAGAAAAAGAGCAGCTTCTTCCGCTGCAGCCTACTCTGA
- the cib3 gene encoding calcium and integrin-binding family member 3 isoform X1: MGNKQTIFTAQQLDAYQDCTYFTRKEILRLFYRYRDLAPQLVPLDYTSQPDVKLPYELIGSMPELKDNPFRQRIAEVFSEDGEGNMTLDDFLDMFSVLSEMAPRDLKAYYAFKIYDFNNDDFICKSDLEKTLNKLTRNELTEDEVRMVCEKVIDEADLDNDGRLSLEDFQHMIVRAPDFLSTFHIRI; this comes from the exons ATGGGGAATAAGCAGACCATCTTCACAGCACAGCAGCTAGATGCCTACCAG GattgtacatattttacaaGAAAAGAAATTCTCAG ACTGTTCTACCGCTATCGGGATTTGGCACCGCAGCTCGTTCCTCTTGACTAcaccagccagccagatgtgaAGTTACCATATGAGCTGATTGGCAGCATGCCAGAGCTGAAG GACAACCCGTTCCGTCAGAGGATTGCTGAGGTTTTCTctgaggatggagagggaaacATGACACTGGACGACTTCCTGGACATGTTTTCAGTCCTGAGTGAGATGGCCCCGCGTGACCTGAAGGCCTACTACGCTTTTAAAATCTACG ATTTCAACAATGACGACTTCATCTGCAAGTCGGACCTGGAGAAGACGCTGAACAAGCTGACCCGTAACGAGCTGACGGAGGACGAGGTGAGGATGGTGTGTGAGAAGGTGATAGACGAGGCCGACCTGGACAACGACGGCCGCCTGTCACTGGAGGACTTCCAGCACATGATCGTCCGAGCTCCAGACTTCCTCAG CACCTTCCACATCAGGATATGA
- the cib3 gene encoding calcium and integrin-binding family member 3 isoform X2, with product MGNKQTIFTAQQLDAYQDNPFRQRIAEVFSEDGEGNMTLDDFLDMFSVLSEMAPRDLKAYYAFKIYDFNNDDFICKSDLEKTLNKLTRNELTEDEVRMVCEKVIDEADLDNDGRLSLEDFQHMIVRAPDFLSTFHIRI from the exons ATGGGGAATAAGCAGACCATCTTCACAGCACAGCAGCTAGATGCCTACCAG GACAACCCGTTCCGTCAGAGGATTGCTGAGGTTTTCTctgaggatggagagggaaacATGACACTGGACGACTTCCTGGACATGTTTTCAGTCCTGAGTGAGATGGCCCCGCGTGACCTGAAGGCCTACTACGCTTTTAAAATCTACG ATTTCAACAATGACGACTTCATCTGCAAGTCGGACCTGGAGAAGACGCTGAACAAGCTGACCCGTAACGAGCTGACGGAGGACGAGGTGAGGATGGTGTGTGAGAAGGTGATAGACGAGGCCGACCTGGACAACGACGGCCGCCTGTCACTGGAGGACTTCCAGCACATGATCGTCCGAGCTCCAGACTTCCTCAG CACCTTCCACATCAGGATATGA
- the LOC139920678 gene encoding excitatory amino acid transporter 1-like — protein sequence MKEVPACSKELSEMVDLENKDEQETLTDSKTPQNSGRKPSSQNPSKIKAFLRRNAFIVLTLASVVLGVGLGFALRSSNMTARDIKYFSFPGELLIRMLQMLVLPLIVSSLVTGMSSLDSRTSGKIGLRAISYYIGTTLIAVFTGIVLVVLIQPGKSSRDASVSSAGNVEAPPTLDSFLDLIRNMFPSNLVKACFQQYKTVYSKSDSVAKRLGVGTDTSEVTASPNATNGTLKDDMVPMPGSSEGVNILGLVVFSCSFGLALGRMEAQGKPLRDFFDCLNEVIMRMVKIIIWYSPVGIIFLIAGQIVAMRAIWEVSRQLAMYILCVFAGLIIHSLVTLPLFYVIVMRKNPYRFMAGLIQALVTAFGTSSSSATLPVTFRCLEENHNMDKRVTRFMLPIGATISMDGTALYEAVAAIFIAQFNDMDLNLGQIIIISITATAASIGAAGIPQAGLVTVVIVLTSVGLPTEDMALIIAVDWMM from the exons ATGAAAGAGGTGCCAGCCTGCTCCAAGGAGTTGTCTGAGATGGTGGACTTGGAGAATAAGGATGAACAGGAAACCCTGACGGACAGCAAAACACCACAGAACTCAGGTCGTAAACCATCGTCCCAGAATCCATCTAAAATCAAAGCTTTTCTCAGGAGAAATGCTTTTATTGTTCTCACTCTGGCTTCTGTTGTACTAG GGGTTGGCCTGGGCTTTGCTCTGCGCTCCAGTAACATGACGGCCAGGGACATTAAATATTTCTCCTTTCCTGGAGAGCTGCTCATCAGAATGCTGCAGATGTTGGTGCTGCCTCTCATTGTCTCCAGTTTGGTTACAG GTATGTCATCTCTGGACAGTAGAACTTCAGGGAAAATCGGGCTCCGGGCCATTAGTTATTACATTGGGACCACCCTCATCGCTGTCTTCACCGGCATCGTCCTGGTGGTTCTTATCCAGCCGGGGAAAAGCAGCAGAGACGCCTCGGTGTCCTCTGCTGGTAATGTGGAGGCTCCACCGACCCTGGATTCCTTTCTGGATCTGATCAG AAACATGTTCCCTTCAAATTTGGTCAAAGCTTGTTTCCAACAG TATAAAACAGTTTATTCCAAGAGCGATTCAGTGGCAAAGCGTCTTGGTGTGGGCACTGACACCAGTGAGGTCACTGCATCACCCAACGCCACCAATGGGACCCTCAAAGATGACATGGTGCCGATGCCAGGCTCTTCAGAAGGGGTCAATATCTTGGGTCTGGTGGTGTTCTCCTGCAGCTTTGGCCTCGCTCTGGGCCGCATGGAGGCTCAGGGAAAACCACTGAGGGATTTCTTTGACTGCCTGAATGAAGTCATTATGCGTATGGTCAAAATTATCATCTG GTATTCCCCGGTGGGAATCATCTTCCTGATCGCAGGGCAAATTGTGGCGATGAGAGCGATCTGGGAGGTTAGTCGCCAGCTGGCCATGTACATTCTCTGTGTGTTCGCCGGCCTGATAATCCACAGCCTCGTCACCCTTCCCCTCTTCTACGTCATTGTCATGCGTAAGAATCCCTACAGGTTTATGGCTGGTCTGATACAGGCTCTCGTCACTGCCTTCGGGACCTCATCCAG ctcTGCGACCCTACCTGTGACTTTCCGCTGCCTGGAGGAGAATCACAACATGGACAAACGGGTGACGCGCTTCATGCTGCCTATAGGAGCCACCATCAGCATGGATGGCACTGCTCTCTATGAGGCAGTGGCTGCTATATTTATCGCCCAGTTTAATGATATGGACCTTAACCTGGgtcaaatcatcatcatcag TATTACTGCCACAGCTGCAAGTATCGGTGCTGCGGGTATTCCACAGGCCGGCCTGGTAACCGTGGTGATTGTGTTGACATCAGTCGGACTGCCAACTGAAGACATGGCGTTGATCATAGCTGTGGATTGGAtgatgtaa
- the admp gene encoding anti-dorsalizing morphogenic protein yields MLLFVITFATLVCTAAARPSLNYLENHFTAENESEEVRSAAIKRLLEVFGMEDPPLTRGHKQPPQYMLDLYNTVADVDGVTKDPYLLEGNTVRSFFDKLRSEQVEFRFNLSTVARTEKILTAELHLFKLRPQTSVTFNRHHFCQVSVYQLLDTSKTNSTQEKKLLSSRLLPIHSTGWEVFTITQAVRSWMADEGSNVGLQVVVRTLGGSQMDMKLVRFASGRNHHQSKQPMLVLFTDDGRRSATLESKDLNDTPASPSLPQLPMASAASRSARSLDYSEEDGVSLPCQRLPLYVDFEEIGWSGWIVSPRGYNAYHCKGSCPFPLGQNMRPTNHATVQSIINALKLTKGIETPCCVPDKLFSINLLYFDDDENVVLKQYDDMVAGSCGCH; encoded by the exons ATGTTACTGTTTGTGATTACCTTTGCCACTTTAGTGTGCACCGCCGCTGCACGGCCTTCTCTCAACTATTTGGAGAACCACTTCACCGCAGAGAACGAGTCAGAAGAAGTCCGGTCAGCGGCCATCAAGAGACTTCTGGAGGTTTTTGGGATGGAGGACCCCCCTCTCACCCGAGGCCACAAGCAGCCGCCTCAGTACATGCTTGACCTGTACAACACGGTTGCTGACGTGGACGGCGTGACCAAGGACCCCTATCTGCTGGAGGGGAACACCGTCCGCAGCTTCTTTGACAAAC TGCGCAGTGAACAGGTTGAGTTCAGGTTCAATTTGTCCACGGTGGCCAGAACCGAGAAGATCCTCACTGCAGAGCTGCATCTCTTCAAGCTGCGACCTCAGACATCAGTGACATTCAACAGACATCATTTCTGCCAG GTCAGTGTTTATCAGTTGCTTGATACCAGCAAAACCAACAGTACACAGGAGAAGAAGTTGCTGTCTTCTCGACTGCTCCCTATCCACTCTACTGGATGGGAGGTGTTCACCATTACACAAGCA gttcgctcctGGATGGCAGATGAAGGCAGCAACGTGGGGCTCCAGGTGGTGGTTCGGACCCTGGGAGGAAGCCAGATGGACATGAAACTGGTCCGCTTTGCTTCAGGACGCAACCACCACCAGAGCAAGCAGCCCATGTTGGTCCTCTTCACTGACGATGGCCGCCGCTCTGCTACTCTTGAGAGCAAAG aCCTAAATGACACCCCAGCCTCTCCCAGCCTGCCCCAGCTCCCCATGGCAAGTGCTGCCTCCCGCAGCGCCCGCTCCCTGGACTACAGCGAGGAGGACGGCGTGTCGCTGCCCTGCCAGCGCCTGCCGCTCTACGTGGACTTTGAGGAGATCGGCTGGTCGGGCTGGATCGTGTCTCCGCGCGGTTACAACGCCTACCACTGCAAGGGCTCCTGCCCCTTCCCCCTGGGCCAGAACATGAGGCCGACCAACCACGCCACCGTCCAGTCCATCATCAACGCCCTGAAGCTGACCAAAGGCATCGAGACGCCGTGCTGCGTGCCCGACAAGCTCTTCTCCATCAACCTGCTCTACTTCGATGACGATGAGAACGTGGTGCTGAAGCAGTATGACGACATGGTGGCAGGAAGCTGTGGCTGCCACTGA
- the pnhd gene encoding uncharacterized protein pnhd has product MDVLRPCLLLLLCALHLTLAGVLSKQADHRNLFAQRACCKRQSHFVYIGQDISGSPVSVDVGMCRSHCGGAARPSHAAGQQDYSKHSSMLEFLRSKKMRMRGPAASESAETLSQLPSCGMNQVCEPTGMRVDRVLLFEGPREVEVIQECHCETKLTQCIRVPALRTYFFETPYETVIDVGGCSKSKGSPEGFSCVPTKFDSDLVETPNKVDLIQTVVACELKESCYRVPYVEYYYEIINHADGIKEERLKEIDVGRCLGGCTTGNRCLLRSPSDPEICHLWAESPSSSCVPQGYESHTFLNQHGQIRTVLSITSCLCQA; this is encoded by the exons TGGCTGGAGTGCTGAGCAAACAAGCAGATCACAGAAACCTGTTCGCACAGAGAGCATGCTGCAAAAGACAGAGCCACTTTGTTTACATTGGCCAAG ACATCTCTGGGAGTCCTGTCAGTGTGGATGTGGGTATGTGCAGGTCGCACTGTGGGGGGGCAGCCCGGCCATCACatgcagcagggcagcaggATTACTCCAAACACTCCTCCATGTTGGAATTTCTCAGGAGCAAAAAA ATGAGGATGCGCGGACCTGCAGCCTCAGAAAGCGCGGAGACACTGAGCCAGCTTCCCTCCTGCGGGATGAACCAGGTGTGCGAGCCGACCGGGATGCGCGTGGACCGGGTGCTGCTGTTCGAGGGCCCGCGGGAGGTGGAGGTCATCCAGGAGTGCCACTGCGAGACCAAGCTGACCCAGTGCATCCGCGTCCCCGCGCTGAGGACCTACTTCTTCGAGACGCCGTACGAGACCGTCATCGATGTGGGAGGATGCTCCAAGTCTAAAGGCTCCCCAG AGGGATTCTCCTGTGTCCCCACTAAGTTTGACTCGGACTTGGTGGAAACCCCGAACAAAGTGGACTTGATCCAGACAGTGGTGGCCTGCGAGCTGAAGGAAAGCTGCTACAGAGTCCCATATGTGGAGTATTACTATGAAATAATCAACCATGCTGACGGGATCAAAGAGGAGAGACTCAAA GAAATAGATGTGGGCAGATGTTTGGGAGGCTGCACTACAGGAAACCGATGCCTTCTCAG gagtccctcTGATCCAGAGATTTGCCACCTGTGGGCTGAAAGTCCGTCCAGCTCCTGTGTTCCTCAGGGTTACGAGAGCCACACGTTCCTCAACCAGCATGGCCAGATCCGCACCGTTCTCTCCATCACCTCCTGCCTCTGCCAAGCCTAA